The proteins below are encoded in one region of Rhododendron vialii isolate Sample 1 chromosome 7a, ASM3025357v1:
- the LOC131334061 gene encoding uncharacterized protein LOC131334061, whose protein sequence is MITRSNLAEQLREYQIRSKHDWASVSFFSSTTKLTSSRVDVVVFVIWELVILACLVFSAVLLYFRHMKLAFIFVCVTFLLLLCMKVAKKVRQDRKKKRRMLLPLSM, encoded by the exons ATGATAACACGATCGAATCTGGCGGAACAGCTTAGGGAGTACCAGATTCGATCGAAACACGATTGGGCTTCCgtctctttcttctcctctaCTACTAAGCTCACCTCTTCAAG GGTGGACGTTGTGGTTTTTGTAATATGGGAACTCGTCATATTAGCTTGCCTTGTTTTCTCGGCTGTTTTGTTGTACTTCAGGCATATGAAACTTGCTTTTATCTTCGTTTGCGTCACCTTCCTTCTGCTTTTATGCATGAAAGTTGCGAAGAAAGTAAGACAGGaccggaaaaagaaaaggaggatGCTTCTTCCATTATCAATGTAG
- the LOC131334054 gene encoding lysine histidine transporter-like 8, whose translation MGEVVEVNSSPTTPQPGIKPTPPVISPPPFQHHSPSLARSPLIDTIPKTSKSPFVGRIMTPLASPMKKAFSTMQGYLEEVGHLTRLNPQEAWLPITESRNGNAFYAAFHTLSSGIGVQALVLPLAFVYLGGWSWGIISLSLAFVWQLYTLWLLIQLHESVAGTRYSRYLQLSMAAFGEKKGKLLVLFPTMYLSGGTCVTLIMIGGETMKILFYQIACRIQSCNVNPLTTVEWYLVFTCSAVVLAQLPNLNSIAGVSLIGAITAIAYCTIIWVVSVVKGRPMGISYGPPPLEVNSDVARLCAALNGLGIIAFAFRGHNLVLEIQGTMPSSVKQPSRLPMWKGVKFSYLIIAMCLFPLAIGGYWAYGSLIPTNGGMQTALYKYHRNDTSKVILGLTSLLVVINCLTSFQIYAMPVFDNLESRYTANMNKPCPRWLRTGFRVFFGSLAFFISVALPFLPSLAGLIGGIALPVTAAYPCFMWMMIKKPAKYSGMWCLNLVLGCLGMVLSVMLVFGAAWSIVALGIEAHFFKPQSLYRDIWPMSMSPIFH comes from the exons ATGGGTGAGGTGGTGGAGGTGAACTCAAGCCCAACAACACCACAGCCGGGGATAAAACCTACTCCTCCGGTCATCTCTCCGCCCCCGTTTCAGCACCATTCACCGTCGCTCGCTCGATCCCCTCTCATTGATACCATCCCGAAAACCTCGAAAAGTCCTTTTGTAGGGCGAATAATGACTCCCTTGGCCAGCCCTATGAAGAAGGCATTTTCGACCATGCAGGGGTATTTAGAAGAAGTTGGGCACCTAACGAGGCTGAATCCCCAGGAGGCGTGGCTTCCCATTACGGAGTCCAGGAACGGGAATGCATTTTATGCGGCCTTTCACACGCTTAGCTCTGGGATCGGAGTTCAGGCTCTTGTCCTTCCCCTTGCTTTCGTTTACCTTGGCGGCTG GAGTTGGGGAATCATATCTCTATCACTGGCTTTCGTATGGCAACTGTACACTCTATGGTTACTGATCCAACTGCACGAGTCGGTGGCCGGGACGCGATACAGCCGATATCTCCAGCTTTCTATGGCCGCTTTCG GTGAGAAGAAAGGTAAGTTGCTGGTGCTATTTCCTACCATGTACCTCTCCGGTGGCACATGCGTCACCCTGATCATGATCGGAGGAGAGACCATGAAGATTTTATTCTACCAGATAGCATGCAGAATCCAATCATGTAACGTAAACCCCCTCACTACCGTAGAATGGTACCTAGTGTTCACTTGCTCGGCGGTTGTTTTAGCTCAGCTTCCCAACCTCAATTCCATTGCCGGAGTTTCCCTCATCGGAGCAATCACAGCCATCGCCTATTGTACAATCATATGGGTTGTCTCAGTTGTTAAAGGTAGGCCCATGGGAATCTCCTACGGCCCACCGCCACTGGAGGTGAACTCTGATGTGGCTAGGCTTTGCGCTGCTCTCAATGGTCTTGGTATAATAGCCTTCGCCTTCAGAGGACACAATCTTGTTCTTGAAATACAG GGAACAATGCCGTCAAGTGTAAAGCAGCCATCACGTCTACCAATGTGGAAAGGAGTGAAATTCTCCTACCTAATAATCGCGATGTGTTTGTTCCCGCTTGCAATTGGAGGATACTGGGCGTACGGAAGCTTG ATACCAACAAATGGAGGGATGCAAACAGCACTATACAAGTACCACAGGAACGACACATCGAAGGTTATTCTAGGGTTGACAAGCCTACTGGTCGTAATTAACTGCCTCACCTCTTTCCAAATCTACGCAATGCCAGTTTTCGACAACCTTGAATCCAGATACACCGCCAACATGAACAAGCCCTGTCCGCGGTGGTTGCGAACAGGGTTCCGAGTCTTCTTTGGATCCCTGGCTTTTTTCATATCTGTGGCGCTCCCGTTCTTGCCAAGCCTGGCAGGGTTGATAGGAGGGATAGCGCTGCCGGTTACGGCTGCTTACCCCTGTTTCATGTGGATGATGATTAAGAAACCTGCCAAATATAGTGGGATGTGGTGTCTTAACTTGGTACTGGGATGCTTGGGGATGGTGCTAAGCGTTATGTTGGTTTTTGGAGCTGCGTGGAGTATAGTGGCATTAGGGATTGAAGCCCACTTTTTCAAACCCCAGTCACTCTACAGAGACATATGGCCGATGAGCATGAGTCCTATATTTCATTGA